A region from the Bos indicus isolate NIAB-ARS_2022 breed Sahiwal x Tharparkar chromosome 14, NIAB-ARS_B.indTharparkar_mat_pri_1.0, whole genome shotgun sequence genome encodes:
- the KLHL38 gene encoding kelch-like protein 38, whose amino-acid sequence MCSKSRSCHSLTLQDDLPLGTSPRLCRMDTESSEGLLFKDHDFSSDLLRQLNDLRQNRILTDVSICAGSWEVPCHRNVLASSSPYFRAMFCSNFRESREAKVQLKGVDASTLERIVLYVYTGEVHITVESVLPLMEAASMLQYPKLLEACSSFLQSQLTPSNCLGMTRLSEIFSCETLRKKAREVALTYFPEVAASADLKELCALELRDYLGDDGLCGEEEKVFEALMVWIKHDLQTRKRYMQDLFKQVRLQYVHPAFFHHFIANDALLQSSPPCQTILETAKRQVFSLYSTASSAGLQPLWHVPPRNSYQDFLILLGGRKDNQQTTRDVLLYDGQTGRWQSLAKLPARLYKASAVSLHRSIYMLGGMAVGKSVPSAKVYVFSLKLNQWRPGQPMLAARYSHRSAAHKNFIFSIGGIGEGHEVMGSVERYDSVGNVWERMASMPVGVLHPAVAVKDQRLYLFGGEDIMQNPVRLIQVYHISRNTWFKMETRMIKNVCAPAVVLGERIVIVGGYTRRILAYDPQSNKFVKCADMKDRRMHHGATVMGNKLYVTGGRRLTTDCSIEDSASFDCYDPETDTWTSQGQLPHKLFDHACLTLQCIPHHSTVPWVP is encoded by the exons ATGTGCTCTAAATCTCGGAGCTGCCACAGCTTAACCCTCCAGGACGACCTCCCTCTTGGGACTTCTCCCCGTCTTTGCAGGATGGACACGGAGTCATCAGAGGGGCTCCTCTTCAAAGACCATGACTTTTCCTCTGACCTGCTGAGGCAGCTCAATGACTTGAGGCAAAATCGGATCCTGACTGATGTGAGCATCTGCGCCGGGTCCTGGGAGGTCCCCTGCCACCGCAACGTGCTGGCCTCCAGCAGTCCCTACTTCAGGGCCATGTTCTGCAGCAACTTCCGGGAGAGCCGAGAGGCCAAGGTCCAGCTGAAAGGCGTCGATGCCTCGACTCTGGAGCGAATCGTCCTGTATGTGTACACGGGCGAGGTGCACATCACTGTGGAAAGTGTCCTGCCCCTGATGGAGGCCGCGTCCATGCTGCAGTACCCCAAGCTGCTCGAGGcctgctcctccttcctccagAGCCAGCTGACCCCCAGCAACTGCCTGGGCATGACCAGACTCTCCGAAATCTTTAGCTGTGAGACCCTCCGGAAGAAAGCCAGGGAGGTGGCCCTGACATATTTTCCAGAGGTGGCCGCGTCGGCTGACCTGAAGGAGCTCTGTGCCCTGGAACTGAGAGACTACCTGGGGGACGATGGGCtgtgtggggaggaggagaaggtgttCGAGGCCCTCATGGTTTGGATCAAGCATGACCTCCAGACCCGGAAGCGATACATGCAGGACCTGTTCAAGCAGGTCAGGCTGCAGTACGTCCACCCGGCCTTCTTCCACCACTTCATCGCCAACGACGCCCTCCTCCAGTCCTCGCCCCCCTGCCAGACCATCCTGGAGACTGCCAAGAGGCAGGTGTTTTCTCTGTACAGCACCGCTAGTTCCGCAGGCCTCCAACCTCTGTGGCATGTCCCACCAAGAAACTCTTACCAAGACTTCCTCATCCTCTTGGGTGGAAGGAAAGACAACCAgcagaccaccagggatgtcctgcTGTACGACGGACAGACCGGCCGGTGGCAGAGCCTTGCCAAACTCCCAGCCCGCCTGTACAAGGCCTCAGCCGTCTCCTTGCACCGCAGCATCTACATGCTGGGGGGCATGGCTGTGGGAAAGAGTGTGCCCAGTGCCAAGGTCTATGTCTTCTCCCTGAAACTCAATCAGTGGAGGCCAGGGCAGCCCATGCTGGCGGCCCGCTACTCCCACAGAAGCGCCGCCCACAAGAACTTCATCTTCTCCATCGGGGGGATTGGCGAGGGGCATGAGGTCATGGGCTCCGTGGAGAGATATGACAGCGTCGGCAACGTCTGGGAGAGGATGGCCAGCATGCCAGTGGGGGTCCTCCACCCTGCGGTCGCTGTGAAAGACCAGAGACTCTACCTTTTCGGAGGAGAAGACATCATGCAGAACCCTGTGCGCCTTATCCAG GTTTATCACATTTCCAGAAACACATGGTTCAAAATGGAGACGAGAATGATCAAGAATGTGTGTGCCCCTGCCGTGGTGCTTGGGGAGAGGATTGTCATCGTGGGAG GTTACACGAGGAGGATCCTTGCTTATGACCCTCAATCCAACAAATTTGTCAAATGCGCGGACATGAAAGACCGGAGGATGCATCACGGAGCCACGGTGATGGGAAACAAGCTCTACGTGACGGGCGGGCGGCGGCtgaccacggactgtagcatcgAGGACTCGGCCTCCTTCGACTGCTACGACCCCGAGACGGACACCTGGACGTCCCAGGGGCAGCTGCCCCACAAGCTCTTTGACCACGCCTGCCTCACCCTCCAGTGCATCCCCCACCACTCCACCGTCCCCTGGGTTCCATGA